The genomic segment TCTATTTCTAATCATGGACTTATTCGTCCTCTCACGGCATAATTTGCCATACTCTTCAAGGTTTTCACCATGAGGCTTCATGTCAAACTTATGTTCCACTTTCCCCGCTACTGCAACCTTACCACCTAAAATTGAACGGGAAAGTAGATAACAGTTTAAAACACAAAAAAGTTACAAAGAAAATGGTGGAATGCAGCAATAAAAACTTTTAAATATAAACACATCATCAAATAATGTATCTAAGTTGCACATTAATATGCAGTGAAAAAGATGGCATGTTAGTTGCAGCAGATTGACTAAGGCATGACATATAGTGGTGTAGAGCCTCTAAAGTGGCATGCAATACTTCTCTCACAAGAGAAAGAAACGAACAAGAACTTGGCCCTTAATACTTTTAGAAGGCATCCAACACCATTCTTTTCAGCAAATTACAAACCTAATCAAAATTCTTCTCTTCCCTCCTGACCTAATCCATATTAAAATCACACAAGAGAAAATAACTAATAGCAATTGACAGCTGAGACAAATAAGCATAAACAAAAAACTGGAAAAGTACCTTGACTTGTCTCGGAGAAAACACACATAGGAACAAAGTCCTTAAACATATTCAAAGAATAACTTTTGGGCTTATTTCCAGACTCAGCGCCAGCCATTTCCATCGTAAACTGATAACAAATTCAAGCGCAAGGGAAGGATCACGAACAAGATAATAAAGTCTTACTTATAAAACCCTTTATTACTTGTTCAATAGAACCAGAATTTACAGCCCTAAATTATATAAAGCTttgatttttattctattttttggTAGTAAAAAGGATTGTTAATAAGGGAGTATCAAAGCCCTAATTTGTATATGAAGAAAGGTCCAAAATTGACTAAGTACCTGGAGAGAAGAGGAATCGTCGGAGTGAAGAGGATCGAGGGAGAGAACAACCTTTGCAAGAGGGTGAGGATCAGAGGGAGGGTGAGACTGCCATGACTTGGCCACCACCAACGGACACTTCATCAGCCAAACCGCCCTCTCTGACTTGTTAGTTTCCAAGTTACTGCTACTTCCGCTGCTACCATCGTCTTCCATgtcctcctctctctctctctctctaattctaTGGAAGACTAGGGTTTTGGTTTGGTCCGCCTCCGACCCTAAGCGACCGggatgactgagtcaaccaataTGTAATGGAACTGAGTTAGATAGATCCAATAATAAAGTCTATGTATGTATGTGGGTCTCTGCTCTGTCAAGTGTGTCAAAGCTAAGCTTCCTTGTTCAACCAAATTCTCTCTCTTCCCTTATCTGAGCTACTGTAGGCTTGAGCGCGGCTTATTATCCCCACCCCCCACCCCACGCGAGAAGACCATACAATCTGAAAAACGACAAGTTTCAAGAGATATTGAAACGATATGTCGTTTTCTGTATAAGTTGCTTAATATGTAAGAACGGCATAGTAATCATTTGGTGTCATGTGTTTTGGCCAGTACAAATTTCAGAACTTATATTACGAATAATTATCATCTATTAtcctataattaaaaaaattagtcaaaAATGTTACCTCAGCTTGAATTTGATCAATAATTTAAATGACAAATTTGTTCTTGCTTAACTCGAaatactttatttaaaaaaaaaaaacatgcgtATTTGGTATTATATGTTTTGACTGAATACATAAGTATATGTAATATTTGAGTGTAATTTGTGTATGcgcatatcattactcttttcaATATAGTTTTCAATTATTGTTTGAGAATATGAACAAGAAAAATATTTGCATTTGTTCAACTAAAAGAAATAGGAAAGAGAATGTGATCTAACTTTGATGTAGATTATGATTGTGTTTTTTTATTAGTCTAAATTTGTTTCATTTGGTTTGGTTTGAGTTGTGAAGAACAACCAAAAAGATGATTCAAATGTAGGGTAAGAtttcacaaacaaaaaaatttgctCCATTTTCCAAGGCTTGAGGTTTTGAAGAATAATAGATTGAAATAGATTGACGGTCATTTTAATTGTaaatacaattatttaattaagttttaagttgttttatttttatttagttatcAAGTTCtgcttttatttttattaaaatattttaatgcaATATTTTAatgattcaaatatatatatatatataattgagagtgttatacccattttttttgGCATAAGGACATGTCAAAGGATGACTCTTGAACCTGCTAGTTAAATCCTTTCAAGGGAAGATGAACAGAACATTCTTGTTCTCACAAAGCAAACTGCCAAACGCTAACAGAAGGGGTTTGGTCGCCTAACCACATTCTTCTACCTTTGTTCGTTCAAGGCAAGTCATTCTACCTCTATTCGCACAAGGCAAGTTATCACATGCTAATATGAGGAATCTGGTCGTTTGGTCACGTTCTTCTATTCTTGTTCGTTCAAGAAGGTTATAATTCCCTAAC from the Humulus lupulus chromosome X, drHumLupu1.1, whole genome shotgun sequence genome contains:
- the LOC133807252 gene encoding transcription initiation factor IIF subunit beta; translation: MEDDGSSGSSSNLETNKSERAVWLMKCPLVVAKSWQSHPPSDPHPLAKVVLSLDPLHSDDSSSLQFTMEMAGAESGNKPKSYSLNMFKDFVPMCVFSETSQGGKVAVAGKVEHKFDMKPHGENLEEYGKLCRERTNKSMIRNRQIQVIDNDRGVHMRPMPGMIGFITSSSKDKKKAAPVKQSDMKRTRRDRGELEDIMFKLFERQPNWALKQLVQETDQPAQFLKEILNELCVYNKRGTNQGTYELKPEYKKSVEDSNAE